CTAATATAAGCACTGATCGTGTGCCCCGAGTATCGTTTTTCGTATTTAAGATAATTGCCGAACTGCTCTATAAACATCAAAAACTATTTGCATATCACAAAGGCAATATACAAATAGTTTCAATTCAAAAAAATTATGAAGAAATTTAAACGATATCCTGGTTGAGAGTTTGTTTGTACACGGCACGTTTAACGACGTTCCGACGAGATACAGATTTCTTTTCAAAAGCCTGACGGCTACGTAGTTCTCTCAATACTCCGGTTTTCTCAAATTTCTTTTTGAAGCGTTTCAGGGCTTTATCCAAAGACTCGCCATCTTTTACGTTGATAATAATCATATGCTTATATACCTCCTCTCTTTTTTAAGGACTGCAAAAATATGTAAAATATTCTAAATTAGAACATTCAATTTTACTTTTCTTTACTTCCGCATCTCTGGGTTACCTTTCCTGTATTAAGGTTGAAATACACTGATACCTCATGATTAATAAAAAGAATGTGATATCAATCTTCCCAAGGTATGATCTCAGTCATATGAAAAAAATGTTATAACCTGCATTTTTGTAGTGTAAATAATTGATTCAATTGTTTACACTACATTGATTTGTTTACATATTGATTTTGTTTTGAGTTAGTTTGGTTGATGAAGCGGCTTCCCACAATAAGAAGCCGCTTTTTTTTACCCCACTGCGGGCAGAACGATGGCAGGCTGACGGCAGGCTGCTGGCACATTTGATCGAGAATTCATCGACTGGGCATGCTGATTTCATCGACAATTCATCGACACGGAGTCGAATAACCAGGCTCGGGCCGTAGTATCGCTAAGGAATAAACCTGAGAGCAGTCTGCCGTCAGTCTGCCAGCAGTCCCGAACCAGTCTCCCAAAGCCCACTACTACCCCAACATTCATCCGAATAAAACCGCCCAGGTACTAATTACAAGGAAATTGCAGGTATACCTAAAAAGAGGTGAGACTCACTATATTCTCAGAAAACGTATCAAGCGACTTTCTACCATTAAGAAAATCCAGTCCAATCACAAAGGCAAAGCCTGCAACAACACCACCGAGTTCAGTTACCAGGTGGGCGGCAGCCTGCGCTGTACCACCTGTAGCCAGCAGGTCGTCATGTATCAGAACGTGGCTCCCGGGTTCAAATGCGTCGGTATGAATCTCTATGGATGCAGAACCGTATTCCAGCTCATATGATTTTTTCACGATCGTAAATGGAAGTTTTCCCGGCTTACGCACAGGAATAAAGGGAACCCCCAGCTTGTTAGCTAACATCAGACCGAAAAGGAAGCCACGGCTTTCAATGCCGGCGACAACGTCAACCTTCGTACCTTTTAATTGTTCAACAAATGCCTCGATCACTTCTGTACAAAGTTGAGCATCTTTAAAAATGGGCGTAACGTCCTTAAAGATTATTCCCGGTTTAGGGAAATCAGGAATGTCGCGGATTACAGATTTCAGTCTCTCACTAATCATCAGAAAATTAAATAAGGCGCAATTTTACGCAAAATTTCCTCGTTTAGGATGGCTATTTTTTTAAGATCATTTATTCCGCTGTAGGGCCCATGTTGCTTGCGGTATTGAATAATAGCGTTCATCTGTTTATAGCTCAAATACGGATAACCCTTTATTTCGTCGAAGGTAGCGGTGTTAAAATTCAATTTCCTTACCGGGCCGGAGTTCACTATTATTTGCCCCTCCAGAGAACTATACCTGACTGAATCTATACCATAAACCTCTCTAAGCTGTTCCTTCCGGCAAAACCCTCCCAGCCTGTCGCGGTATCTTACGATCCGTGAAGCCAGAACCGGTCCTATTCCCCTTACAGTTTGCAACGTTGCCGAATCGGCGGAATTGAGGTCAACTACCACCGCAATATTTTTGAAATATTTCCGGGCACCGCCGCCTTCTTCAGTAACCCGGCCATACGCATGATATTCTTCAGGAATATTAATGTAAGGTTCAAGCTTGCTGTACATGAGGGCGTCAATGGAATAAATTCTCTTCAGGTCCTCCTTCTTCCAAAACTTACCACCTTTTGCCTCGTAATTCTTAATAACCCTGATCTGTTTTTTGCTTAACCCCAATTTCTGCCAGTCGGCTTCAGGGAGCTGATTGGGATTAAACCTGAAATAAACAGGAGCTTTCGCTAAGGCTTCAACATCCTCATAATCTTTATGATAGTTATGCCCGGAGCGCTTTATTTCTGATGCCCTGAATTCGGCTATTTCCTTCTTGAACCGGCTGAAATCATACGTCTCCTGAGAACGGAACCAGGAGGCCGCCAGCGGGACTAATAACACGATGAGCAGCAGCATGCAAAACACCAGAAGGCCATTCAGCTCTTTCCGGGTGAAGCTAAAAAACTCCGTCAAATACTTAAACATAAGGATAAGGTATTATTCGGAGCTAAATTACGGAATATTACAAAAATTCCTTACTCGTGTTTCGTCCACACGTTAAAGATCTCTACTTCGCCATAAGCCGTACACGATTCGCCCGCAACCTTTTTCGCGCCCTGACAAGAAGACTGTACATATGCGCCTGCTTTAAAATAGGCATCTGTAAAATGTCCTTCAAATGTATATTTGAGCTTTTCGTTGTAATAGCATTGCGTCTTATCATTAGCGACGACAAATTTAACGCTAAACCGCGTTCCTAATTGATAATTATCGTCAAGCGTTATCCTGCTTCCGCCGTTCACAGATACAAGCAGTTTCCGGTCTTCGAGCCTGAAAAAGATCACATATTTATCGGCATCATGGATCTGGCCGATCACAATGTGTTTCCTTACATCGGGAAGATGGGTAACACGCTGGTCTATGAATAAGGTATGCGTACCTTCAGACGACGACCATGCAGCCGATGTCTTCCCATTGTTTAGCATCTCTCTGAGCTCTGACCGCGGGAAGTTGGATCCGCTCGTTGTAGCCCCTCCGGTTTGCGCACGAAAAACCACGCCATCTCCCCCCTTGTTCACATGAAAGTAATCAGCACTCGAATACGTGTTCAGTTCAGGCTGTTTTATCTCATCGGGGTTTCCTGCATGATCCGTATTGACGGGCAGGGTAAGTTTCCAGTTTGTCAGATCGAGTACCTTTGCAGGGTAAACTCCCGGCGTGTCTGAAGGTGTACTTTCATTTTTGCCCGGCAGTGTATTTACCGGACCAGACGCAGCGCTTTCTTTCTTTGAGCAGGCTGTCAGGATAAAAAAGAATATGGATAATATTATGTTCATCTTCATCGAGTTTTTAATTTAATACCAGCTTTCCGGGCTTGATTACCATCGCACCAAGTATTCCTCCCGAGGAGGACTTGTTTATCAGCTCAGAACCGGCTTTCAGCGAAAAGTTCCGGTTTTGCCGGTCTTCAAACTGCGGATCTAACTGATAGATGTTTCGACCGGTAAGTCTTCCGTAAAAAGATTGTATCCGGCCCGACTGGTAAAGATTACAAAAGTCGACTTTAAGATGATCATAACGCGACTCCTGGAACTGTACAGAACGACCGCCCTGACCGCTAAAAGAAAAGATAGAATTTGTAATACTTGCGCTCTGAACACCTAAAAGTCGTAATACAGCTCCCTGCTCGCGGTTATCCACCTCATTAAAGGTACAATGATCTACTACCAGAAAAGGGCCCAACGTACTTTCATCATTGCCGCCACGGTACAGGTTAAGGGCAGAGCCAAGGATATTGGTAAAAATGCAGTTCTTAATAATTGTATATTCAGCATTATAAGTCCCTTTATCGTCCTTTTCCGCTGCCAGGTCGATACCGCTGCCCGAAATATTTCTGAACATAGAATTAACAACAAGAATACTGTCGGCATAAGTGCTTTTTAAAGCCTTAATTCCGGCAAAGGAGCTCTCGTTAAAATCATAAAACTCGCAATTATCGACACTCAGCTTGTAGTGCCGAACCATCGGCTTAGCCGAAGTTATAATACCGGCGCCGACATCACCAAATCCTTCGGTACTCCCTGCAAAGGCGATACCCTTCACCGACAGGTCAGCACCATCTTCAATAACCATAAAAGCGGTGAGATTTTTCTCTGATGCATTTTGTAGCAGAGGCCTGGAACCAGTCCCTTTCGCGGCTGTGATCAACAGAGCCTTTGAAATACGCAGTTCTTCCGTAATTTTATAATTTCCAGCTTCCGAAAGTTCTATTGTGTCGCCCGCAGCAGCCGAAGCAACAATCCCGGCTAATTTAGTGCTGTTCATGAGCGGGACTATGATTCTTTTATTCCGAACCCCGGTTTGCGTTTCCGAAGGTTTCCACCATGAAGCCCCTGCGGCCTGCAGTTTAAGCAGCGGCAGCTTCTGTGTATTAGCTCCTGCGTCGGCCACAGGAAGAGGCAGATCCATAGATTTTATTCGGGCAATTTTAACAGACACCGGTTTAAAGCCCGCAGGCAAACTCTTCATTTTAGCTTGCGCGACAGCATTATTCATAAACAGGATACCAGTCCCCCCGTTATTGTCTTTATATATGGTATCGCGCGGAGCCACTATCAGGTTATTCCTGAATCGTACATTTTCGGGAGCAAGTGTCCGCTCTGCATCTTTCCCGGCACCAAAGAGTATACTGCTGCAATTAATATAGGTATTGTGATGAATATCTGCATCTTTGACCTGGTAATAGCGGTTAATAAGGGAATTAGGCACCCCATTCATCACAGACAGGGCAGCTCTGAAATCATCACCTTCCAGATCCCGGAACACATTATTAAAAACCTGATGCCCGGGATTAATCACCCTTACGCCTCCGGTAAAAGGCTTTTTATTCCCTAGGAACAGATTCCCTTCAACTATATTTCTGCTCCCGTGTCTGAGTACCACGCTTCCCTCGCACTCGAAGAAAGTGTTGAAGCTAACCTGGTTTTCGCCTGATTTAACAGATACGATTTCTACTTCCCCGTTACAGCGCACAAAATAGTTACTCACAACTCGCGTCCGCGAAGGAGTAAGCGAATATTTAGAAACGCCAATCCTCATGGTTTCACCTCCGTTTGAACCCAACCGTTGCCTGCCTTTAAAGTAGTTACTGTCTATACTATGATAGTTCTCCTGGCTGCGCTCGTCGTTTAACTCAACAATGAGCGTAGGACCCATATTCATCTTGTTCACGAAAGTACAATGGTCCACACGGTTATTTTTACCCCAGAGCACCACCCAGTTATCATTTGCAAAACGGTCGGGCTGACTGTAATTATCAATTACAAAACCAGTAATGCGACAATGGTTTGCAAGATTATC
The window above is part of the Arcticibacter tournemirensis genome. Proteins encoded here:
- a CDS encoding polysaccharide lyase family 7 protein, whose product is MNIILSIFFFILTACSKKESAASGPVNTLPGKNESTPSDTPGVYPAKVLDLTNWKLTLPVNTDHAGNPDEIKQPELNTYSSADYFHVNKGGDGVVFRAQTGGATTSGSNFPRSELREMLNNGKTSAAWSSSEGTHTLFIDQRVTHLPDVRKHIVIGQIHDADKYVIFFRLEDRKLLVSVNGGSRITLDDNYQLGTRFSVKFVVANDKTQCYYNEKLKYTFEGHFTDAYFKAGAYVQSSCQGAKKVAGESCTAYGEVEIFNVWTKHE
- the rpsU gene encoding 30S ribosomal protein S21, which gives rise to MIIINVKDGESLDKALKRFKKKFEKTGVLRELRSRQAFEKKSVSRRNVVKRAVYKQTLNQDIV
- a CDS encoding ComEA family DNA-binding protein — encoded protein: MFKYLTEFFSFTRKELNGLLVFCMLLLIVLLVPLAASWFRSQETYDFSRFKKEIAEFRASEIKRSGHNYHKDYEDVEALAKAPVYFRFNPNQLPEADWQKLGLSKKQIRVIKNYEAKGGKFWKKEDLKRIYSIDALMYSKLEPYINIPEEYHAYGRVTEEGGGARKYFKNIAVVVDLNSADSATLQTVRGIGPVLASRIVRYRDRLGGFCRKEQLREVYGIDSVRYSSLEGQIIVNSGPVRKLNFNTATFDEIKGYPYLSYKQMNAIIQYRKQHGPYSGINDLKKIAILNEEILRKIAPYLIF
- a CDS encoding adenine phosphoribosyltransferase, producing the protein MISERLKSVIRDIPDFPKPGIIFKDVTPIFKDAQLCTEVIEAFVEQLKGTKVDVVAGIESRGFLFGLMLANKLGVPFIPVRKPGKLPFTIVKKSYELEYGSASIEIHTDAFEPGSHVLIHDDLLATGGTAQAAAHLVTELGGVVAGFAFVIGLDFLNGRKSLDTFSENIVSLTSF
- a CDS encoding polysaccharide lyase 6 family protein gives rise to the protein MRVFIVVVCLALYIKCIAQPITVKDPAALKNVVSAAKPGDVIILANGEWKDARLVLQGRGTERRPILVRPQTPGGVRLTGSSTLDIAGEYLVVKDLHFTNGTARKNDVINFRLNNDNLANHCRITGFVIDNYSQPDRFANDNWVVLWGKNNRVDHCTFVNKMNMGPTLIVELNDERSQENYHSIDSNYFKGRQRLGSNGGETMRIGVSKYSLTPSRTRVVSNYFVRCNGEVEIVSVKSGENQVSFNTFFECEGSVVLRHGSRNIVEGNLFLGNKKPFTGGVRVINPGHQVFNNVFRDLEGDDFRAALSVMNGVPNSLINRYYQVKDADIHHNTYINCSSILFGAGKDAERTLAPENVRFRNNLIVAPRDTIYKDNNGGTGILFMNNAVAQAKMKSLPAGFKPVSVKIARIKSMDLPLPVADAGANTQKLPLLKLQAAGASWWKPSETQTGVRNKRIIVPLMNSTKLAGIVASAAAGDTIELSEAGNYKITEELRISKALLITAAKGTGSRPLLQNASEKNLTAFMVIEDGADLSVKGIAFAGSTEGFGDVGAGIITSAKPMVRHYKLSVDNCEFYDFNESSFAGIKALKSTYADSILVVNSMFRNISGSGIDLAAEKDDKGTYNAEYTIIKNCIFTNILGSALNLYRGGNDESTLGPFLVVDHCTFNEVDNREQGAVLRLLGVQSASITNSIFSFSGQGGRSVQFQESRYDHLKVDFCNLYQSGRIQSFYGRLTGRNIYQLDPQFEDRQNRNFSLKAGSELINKSSSGGILGAMVIKPGKLVLN